A window of the Cicer arietinum cultivar CDC Frontier isolate Library 1 chromosome 6, Cicar.CDCFrontier_v2.0, whole genome shotgun sequence genome harbors these coding sequences:
- the LOC101493244 gene encoding E3 ubiquitin-protein ligase BIG BROTHER-like produces MSWNPHMEVHYNNISYPYSTAGSFIEYFEGLTYEHVNFIFSGASHAQESSYPSNSTFYKFGLSEPDNTSYYRYNHGYEVNHHEPQVDEYRRPSENSSIISEQTLAVSTEWGEGGNTNAQDNSIECPRRHHSNSNDSQVIWQDNIDPDNMTYEELLELGEAVGTQSRGLTQEQISLLPVSKFKCGFFLRKKSRDERCVICQMEYKRGDKRITLPCKHVYHASCGNKWLSINKACPICYTEVFADKSKQK; encoded by the exons atgagtTGGAACCCGCACATGGAAGTCCATTACAACAACATCAGCTATCCCTATAGTACAGCAGGAAGCtttattgaatattttgaaGGCCTCACCTACGAACATGTTAACTTCATTTTTTCCGGTGCATCACATGCTCAG GAGAGCTCGTACCCTTCAAATTCAACCTTTTACAAGTTTGGACTATCAGAACCTGACAATACCTCATACTATCGCTACAATCATGGTTATGAGGTAAATCATCACGAACCACAAGTAGATGAGTATAGGAGGCCTTCAGAAAACTCTTCAATAATCAGTGAACAGACTCTGGCTGTAAGCACAGAATGGGGAGAAGGTGGAAACACTAATGCACAAGACAATTCTATTGAAT GCCCACGAAGACATCATAGTAATTCCAACGATTCTCAG GTCATTTGGCAAGACAATATTGATCCCGACAACATGACCTATGAG GAATTACTTGAATTAGGTGAGGCTGTTGGAACTCAAAGCCGTGGTCTCACTCAAGAACAGATCTCCTTGCTTCCAGTTTCTAAGTTCAAGTGTGGGTTCTTCTTGAGGAAGAAGTCACGGGATGAGAG ATGCGTGATTTGTCAGATGGAATATAAAAGAGGTGACAAGAGGATCACTTTGCCATGTAAACATGTCTATCATGCTAGCTGTGGGAACAAATGGCTTAGCATTAATAAG GCTTGCCCTATATGTTACACAGAAGTGTTTGCCgacaaatcaaaacaaaaataa
- the LOC101492912 gene encoding uncharacterized protein, with product MGTSIGPRHWPRLIYAIALCIIATSTLAIADDKPNYESQQQYYYSPQPTTPEYNQQSPPNYYKPPPYAYKFPPYYYQSPPSYSHKFPPYNYQSPPPYAHKFPPYYYKSPSPSPSPPYVHKFPPYYYKSPPPPSPSPPPPYVYKSPPPPPYVYQSPPPPPYVYKSPPPPPYVYQSPPPPPYVYKSPPPPPYVYKSPPPPPYVYKSPPPPPYVYQSPPPPPYVYKSPPPPPYVYKSPPPPPYIYKSPPPPPYIYQSPPPPPYVYKSPPPPPYIYKSPPPPPYVYKSPPPPPYVYKSPPPPPYVYQSPPPPPYVYKSPPPPPYVYKSPPPPPYVYKSPPPPPYVYKSPPPPPYVYKSPPPPPYVYKSPPPPPYIYQSPPPPPYIYKSPPPPPYVYQSPPPPPYVYKSPPPPPYVYNSPPPPPYVYKSPPPPPPSPPPPYVYKSPPPPSPSPPPPYVYKSPPPPSPSPPPPYYYKSPPPPSPSPPPPYVYKSPPPPPPYKYEYPPYIYKPSPPPPYVYQSPPYIYASPPLPPYTYKYPYTPYNHYQYSPPPPPVY from the coding sequence ATGGGAACCTCAATTGGGCCGAGACATTGGCCTCGACTCATCTATGCAATAGCCTTGTGTATAATTGCTACTAGTACTTTGGCTATTGCTGATGATAAGCCTAACTATGAAAGCCAACAACAGTATTACTACTCTCCACAACCAACAACACCAGAATATAATCAACAAAGCCCACCCAACTATTACAAACCACCTCCATATGCTTACAAATTCCCTCCATATTACTATCAATCTCCACCTTCATATTCTCATAAATTCCCTCCATATAACTATCAATCTCCACCACCATATGCCCACAAATTCCCTCCATATTACTATAAATCGCCATCTCCATCACCGTCTCCTCCTTATGTCCATAAATTCCCACCATATTATTACAAATCGCCACCTCCACCATCTCCATCACCACCGCCTCCTTATGTCTACAAGTCACCACCTCCTCCTCCATACGTTTATCAGTCACCACCTCCTCCACCTTATGTCTACAAGTCACCACCTCCTCCTCCATACGTTTATCAATCACCACCTCCTCCACCTTATGTCTACAAGTCACCACCACCTCCTCCATATGTCTATAAGTCACCACCTCCTCCACCTTATGTCTACAAGTCGCCACCACCTCCTCCATACGTTTATCAGTCACCACCTCCTCCACCTTATGTCTACAaatcaccaccaccacctccatATGTCTATAAGTCACCACCTCCTCCACCTTATATCTACAAGTCACCACCACCTCCTCCATACATTTATCAGTCACCGCCTCCTCCACCTTATGTCTACAAgtcaccaccaccacctccatATATCTATAAGTCACCACCTCCTCCACCTTATGTCTATAAGTCACCACCTCCTCCACCTTATGTCTACAAGTCGCCACCACCTCCTCCATACGTTTATCAGTCACCACCTCCTCCACCTTATGTCTACAAGTCACCACCTCCTCCACCTTATGTCTACAAGTCACCACCACCTCCTCCATATGTCTACAAGTCACCACCTCCTCCACCTTATGTCTATAAGTCACCGCCACCTCCTCCATATGTATATAAGTCACCACCTCCTCCACCTTATGTCTACAAGTCACCACCACCTCCTCCATACATTTATCAGTCACCACCTCCTCCACCCTATATCTACAAGTCGCCACCACCTCCTCCATATGTTTATCAGTCACCACCTCCTCCACCTTACGTTTACAAGTCACCACCTCCTCCACCATACGTTTATAACAGTCCACCTCCTCCACCATATGTCTACAAATCACCTCCACCTCCACCCCCCTCACCACCTCCTCCATATGTTTACAAGTCACCACCTCCACCATCTCCATCACCACCACCTCCTTATGTATATAAGTCACCACCTCCGCCTTCACCTTCACCACCTCCTCCATACTACTACAAATCTCCACCCCCACCATCACCTTCACCACCCCCTCCATACGTCTACAAGTCTCCACCCCCACCACCTCCATATAAATATGAGTATCCACCATATATCTACAAACCTTCACCACCACCTCCCTATGTTTATCAATCTCCTCCATACATCTATGCATCGCCACCCCTTCCTCCTTACACTTATAAATATCCTTATACACCGTATAATCACTACCAATATTCTCCACCTCCGCCCCCCGTGTATTAA